One part of the Neisseria zalophi genome encodes these proteins:
- the rpsU gene encoding 30S ribosomal protein S21: MPAIRVKENEPFEVAMRRFKRAVEKTGLLTELRAREAYEKPTTERKRKKAAAVKRLQKRLRSQQLPPKYY; the protein is encoded by the coding sequence ATGCCTGCAATTCGTGTTAAAGAAAATGAACCTTTTGAAGTTGCTATGCGCCGTTTCAAACGTGCTGTTGAAAAAACCGGTCTGTTGACTGAATTACGTGCCCGCGAAGCTTACGAAAAACCAACAACCGAGCGTAAACGTAAAAAAGCAGCTGCTGTAAAACGTTTGCAAAAACGCCTACGCAGCCAACAACTGCCGCCGAAATACTATTAA
- a CDS encoding peptidyl-prolyl cis-trans isomerase: MKKTYIFTALAVALTTTGLLAAGTPPEIDRARIDSMVAQELQRADALPAAERPDGETLRKNVTTHLQTVEMLKNEAFKLGLEKLPEVQSQFKNAEAEFYAGQYVRYLENNTEVSEADLRTFYDQQTRLVKLQQVGFATQDEARKAQELLLKGLSFDDLMKRYPNPDQQQMDQFIPPQMLPPELAGIVNKMTRGQITADPVAMNGQFYLFKLAAAERNPDAQPFNQVRDLVAQQLKQQRVQQQIETLLKDNGIEVQQ, translated from the coding sequence ATGAAAAAAACATATATATTTACAGCTTTAGCTGTTGCTTTAACCACTACCGGACTATTGGCAGCAGGAACCCCTCCCGAAATTGATCGTGCCCGTATTGACAGCATGGTTGCACAAGAACTACAACGGGCGGATGCATTACCTGCCGCCGAAAGACCCGATGGGGAAACATTACGCAAAAACGTGACTACCCATCTTCAAACTGTTGAAATGCTAAAAAACGAAGCTTTTAAATTAGGTTTGGAAAAACTTCCTGAAGTTCAAAGCCAATTTAAAAATGCAGAAGCCGAGTTTTATGCAGGACAATATGTACGTTACCTTGAAAACAATACAGAAGTCAGTGAAGCCGACTTGCGGACGTTTTATGACCAACAGACCCGTCTCGTAAAACTCCAACAAGTAGGTTTTGCAACACAAGATGAAGCCCGTAAAGCGCAGGAATTATTATTAAAAGGCTTATCCTTTGATGATTTAATGAAACGCTATCCGAATCCTGACCAACAGCAAATGGATCAGTTTATTCCTCCCCAAATGCTTCCTCCTGAATTGGCTGGTATTGTGAATAAAATGACACGAGGTCAAATTACTGCCGATCCAGTGGCAATGAATGGCCAATTTTATCTATTCAAACTTGCCGCCGCAGAACGTAACCCGGATGCACAACCATTTAATCAGGTTCGAGATTTAGTTGCCCAACAACTCAAACAGCAAAGAGTACAGCAACAAATTGAAACCTTGCTGAAAGACAATGGTATTGAAGTTCAACAGTAA
- a CDS encoding peptidylprolyl isomerase, producing the protein MKKSYFALALLTTLISGSLWAKTLVTVNGAKIDSTEIDGQVKILQSQNPQIPDSPALRQELTERQIMTTVVAQEAKRLKLDQSAEYKKAIADARAAAKKDGADKQATFKQQWAGFENEMLNRAFIAHTLRTNPISEKDLQTAYNDFKKFYQGSYEVQLGEIITRSRSDAEKAIADLKAKKSFKTVATQYSIDPESKQNGGVNEDYVNLKDLEQGAPVIYAAIRQLNKGGYTASPLEDGNGLFGVFYINDKRAAKIPSYEAAKNGLGNQLQAERIDQAVETLLRKADIKPAN; encoded by the coding sequence ATGAAAAAATCTTATTTTGCGTTAGCCTTGTTAACCACTTTAATATCAGGCAGCTTATGGGCAAAAACCCTAGTTACCGTCAACGGTGCCAAAATCGACAGTACCGAAATTGACGGACAAGTCAAAATTTTACAAAGCCAAAACCCACAAATTCCAGACAGCCCTGCGCTTCGTCAAGAACTAACTGAGCGCCAGATTATGACAACCGTGGTTGCACAAGAAGCAAAACGCTTAAAATTAGACCAATCTGCCGAATACAAAAAAGCCATAGCAGACGCACGCGCTGCTGCAAAAAAAGATGGGGCCGACAAACAAGCCACATTCAAACAACAATGGGCGGGTTTTGAAAATGAAATGCTTAACCGTGCTTTCATTGCACACACACTACGTACTAATCCGATTAGCGAAAAAGACCTTCAAACTGCTTATAATGATTTCAAGAAATTTTATCAAGGAAGCTATGAAGTACAATTAGGCGAAATCATTACCCGCAGCCGTTCTGATGCGGAAAAAGCCATTGCTGATTTAAAAGCCAAAAAAAGCTTCAAAACCGTTGCAACCCAATATTCTATTGATCCGGAAAGCAAACAAAACGGTGGCGTAAACGAAGATTATGTTAATTTGAAAGATCTGGAACAAGGCGCGCCTGTCATATATGCAGCAATCCGCCAATTAAATAAAGGTGGTTATACAGCTTCTCCGCTAGAAGATGGCAATGGTTTATTCGGTGTGTTTTATATTAATGACAAACGTGCAGCAAAAATCCCTTCTTATGAAGCTGCCAAAAACGGACTAGGCAACCAATTGCAAGCTGAACGTATCGACCAAGCTGTTGAAACACTACTCCGTAAAGCCGATATCAAACCAGCCAACTAA
- a CDS encoding BolA family protein — protein sequence MDMQKTIEARLAELNPIHFEYRDDSHLHAGHAGNTGGGHYALLIVSEAFDGVSRLNRQRLIKDMLQDLFSDGLIHALSIKAATPEEYFH from the coding sequence ATGGATATGCAAAAAACCATTGAGGCAAGATTAGCAGAACTCAATCCTATACACTTCGAATATCGTGATGACAGCCATCTTCACGCCGGTCATGCCGGCAATACCGGAGGCGGTCATTACGCCTTACTTATCGTTAGCGAAGCATTCGACGGCGTTAGCCGTCTTAACCGTCAACGTTTAATTAAAGATATGCTTCAAGATTTATTTTCAGACGGCCTGATACATGCATTAAGTATCAAAGCCGCCACCCCTGAAGAATACTTCCATTAA
- a CDS encoding YciI family protein, whose product MEYFMLLATDGEDVHEARMSARSEHLKRLENLQAEGRLLTAGPNPLPDNPERVSGSLIIAQFASLDDAQAWAEQDPYVDAGVYDEILIKPFKAVFK is encoded by the coding sequence ATGGAATATTTTATGTTATTGGCCACAGATGGCGAAGATGTACATGAAGCACGAATGAGCGCACGCTCTGAACATCTCAAGCGTCTAGAAAACCTACAGGCGGAAGGCCGTTTGTTAACAGCGGGCCCCAATCCTTTACCTGACAACCCTGAACGGGTTTCAGGCAGCTTAATCATCGCCCAGTTTGCATCATTAGATGATGCACAAGCATGGGCCGAGCAAGACCCTTATGTAGATGCCGGTGTTTATGATGAAATTTTGATTAAACCTTTTAAGGCGGTTTTTAAGTAA
- a CDS encoding septation protein A translates to MKILSDFIAVILFFITYTVTKNIIWATAVALIVGIIQAAVIWLKYKKLDTMQWVSLILITVLGGATILLHDKRFIMWKPTLLFWAGALALGGSLFWKKNGLKAMLGKEIELEDHVWRRLTIAWVLFLIFMGLANLAAAYMLSEAQWVNYKLFGSTGLMILFALAQGIYLSRHLPQKD, encoded by the coding sequence ATGAAAATATTAAGTGATTTCATCGCCGTTATTTTGTTTTTTATTACTTATACGGTTACTAAAAATATTATTTGGGCCACGGCTGTGGCTTTGATTGTCGGTATTATTCAAGCCGCTGTTATTTGGCTGAAATACAAAAAATTAGATACCATGCAATGGGTCAGCCTTATATTGATTACGGTTTTAGGGGGGGCAACCATATTGCTACATGATAAACGTTTTATCATGTGGAAACCGACATTACTATTTTGGGCTGGCGCATTAGCTTTAGGTGGTAGCTTGTTTTGGAAGAAAAATGGCTTAAAAGCAATGCTGGGTAAAGAAATTGAACTTGAAGACCATGTTTGGCGCCGGCTTACTATTGCCTGGGTGCTTTTTTTAATTTTTATGGGCTTAGCCAACCTTGCTGCGGCCTATATGCTTTCAGAAGCACAATGGGTAAATTACAAACTATTCGGTTCAACCGGCTTGATGATTCTTTTTGCATTGGCACAAGGTATTTATTTAAGTCGCCATTTACCCCAGAAGGATTAG
- a CDS encoding FimV/HubP family polar landmark protein, protein MKNNHKIKLIAASVAFSTSLSAMGGLGGLSVQSNLGEPFSGSVTVTGEEAQILLNGGSASLSNNNLRTSVRKSGDNAVISIRSNAPVNDPVLVFQVGVGAQSRQYTAIIDPPDYSAGKGSSSNNTNTEKAVVADKTGERPQEQRSSSAQANLRDKKAQEQAKTTRQKSAVVIQADKKRNARNTQAVSDNNQKVLSGDYTVRHGETLTSIAEKVRPSGLSTHDTINALVAANPKLFPNQNPNLINAGKVLSIPSAQELKRLAQQPVATGEVKESLPSKPEQVEKTVSASAEATDQSVETPSVTVENKTPNETQDTTVIASAPVNTASEVSEMASEAVAEVSTEETASQSQQIVPTDTVQEEQPASSDEDSGWWRWLLFAGIAAIALWLLLKAVGKKKQTPDVVFADDVEVEDDIVLDNDISQDSNIFTDTAKSHEKEVSSVGSEVAKDNTGSATKAALVTTATATAADATSKSDDTLNVEDDFDDDIFFTETEVVPVEKSGQDFNLDLGAIDKEQGAIVSSSLTQDEETRKRQNADWDKIESTESVYEPDPESEYQHIAVEFDANANKADKPESGAEEQTDINLDTETVEADSVEAPKDGLQPLVESAQKPVELEYEQPATEISGTTDTLSEDNTSDITTDRADTTSFAESSTPITADQDDNALEFEIVGDQTSENVSVQTAQQAEEDVETPLEFDIAETSAASDSAQIDNTFEKADIHNESIEDANLAASTQDTVQVAKDDLGWTPDQQEEGISFQDSEDLSKPIELATAEDTETIEWESISVDEEDSQSDDGFISESVGMTAPLEAKYELAQMYMEIGDPDAARETLQELLEESSGDILEKTKEMLAELNK, encoded by the coding sequence TTGAAAAACAATCATAAAATCAAACTAATCGCGGCTTCCGTAGCTTTCAGTACATCATTATCGGCCATGGGCGGTTTGGGTGGTCTGAGTGTTCAATCGAATCTTGGCGAGCCTTTTTCCGGTTCTGTTACGGTAACAGGTGAGGAAGCTCAAATATTATTGAATGGCGGCAGTGCTTCCCTTTCAAACAATAACTTGCGGACCAGTGTTAGAAAATCAGGTGATAATGCCGTTATCAGCATTCGTTCGAATGCACCAGTTAATGACCCTGTTTTGGTTTTCCAAGTCGGTGTAGGTGCACAATCACGTCAATACACCGCCATTATTGATCCGCCTGATTATTCTGCAGGGAAGGGTTCGAGTTCAAATAATACTAATACTGAAAAAGCTGTTGTTGCAGATAAAACAGGTGAACGTCCGCAAGAACAGCGTAGTTCATCTGCTCAAGCAAATTTAAGAGATAAAAAAGCACAAGAGCAAGCGAAAACTACACGTCAGAAATCAGCAGTTGTTATCCAGGCAGATAAAAAACGTAATGCTCGAAATACACAAGCTGTATCAGATAATAATCAAAAAGTATTATCTGGGGACTATACTGTTCGCCATGGCGAAACATTGACCTCTATTGCAGAGAAAGTACGCCCGAGCGGATTGAGTACTCATGACACGATTAATGCGTTGGTTGCTGCTAACCCTAAACTCTTTCCAAATCAAAATCCTAACCTTATTAATGCCGGTAAGGTTTTAAGTATTCCTTCTGCGCAGGAATTAAAGCGCCTTGCACAACAGCCAGTAGCTACCGGTGAAGTGAAAGAGTCTTTGCCATCTAAGCCAGAGCAGGTTGAAAAAACAGTATCTGCTTCAGCAGAAGCTACCGACCAGTCAGTAGAAACGCCTTCAGTTACCGTTGAGAATAAGACACCTAACGAAACACAAGATACAACAGTGATTGCCAGTGCGCCTGTTAATACTGCTTCAGAAGTGTCTGAGATGGCGAGTGAGGCTGTTGCAGAAGTATCTACCGAAGAGACTGCTTCGCAATCTCAACAAATAGTACCCACAGATACCGTACAGGAAGAACAGCCTGCTTCTTCTGATGAAGATAGTGGTTGGTGGCGCTGGTTGTTATTTGCTGGTATTGCTGCTATTGCCTTATGGTTGTTATTGAAAGCGGTCGGCAAGAAAAAGCAAACACCAGATGTGGTTTTTGCGGATGATGTGGAAGTAGAAGATGATATTGTTTTAGATAATGATATCAGCCAAGACAGTAATATTTTTACAGATACCGCCAAGAGTCATGAAAAAGAAGTGTCTTCGGTAGGTTCTGAAGTAGCAAAAGATAATACCGGATCGGCGACCAAAGCTGCATTGGTGACAACTGCCACCGCTACTGCTGCTGATGCCACATCTAAATCGGATGACACATTGAATGTGGAAGATGATTTTGATGATGATATCTTCTTTACTGAAACCGAGGTGGTTCCGGTAGAAAAATCAGGTCAGGATTTCAATTTGGATTTGGGTGCTATTGATAAAGAGCAAGGAGCCATTGTTTCTAGTTCTTTAACCCAAGACGAAGAGACTCGAAAACGTCAAAATGCTGACTGGGACAAAATTGAATCCACAGAAAGCGTATACGAGCCAGACCCTGAAAGTGAATATCAGCATATTGCTGTTGAGTTTGATGCGAATGCTAACAAAGCTGATAAACCTGAATCGGGTGCCGAAGAACAAACGGATATCAATCTTGATACTGAAACAGTAGAAGCTGATTCAGTTGAAGCACCTAAAGATGGTTTACAACCATTAGTTGAGTCAGCTCAAAAACCGGTTGAACTTGAATATGAACAACCTGCTACTGAGATAAGTGGAACGACGGATACGCTTTCAGAAGATAATACATCTGATATTACAACGGATAGAGCAGACACCACTTCATTTGCTGAAAGTAGTACGCCTATTACAGCAGATCAAGATGACAATGCACTTGAATTTGAAATAGTAGGCGACCAAACATCTGAAAATGTGTCAGTGCAAACTGCGCAGCAGGCAGAAGAAGATGTAGAAACACCGTTGGAGTTTGATATTGCTGAAACATCAGCAGCATCAGATAGTGCACAGATTGATAATACATTTGAAAAAGCTGATATTCATAATGAATCGATTGAAGATGCCAACTTAGCTGCTTCAACACAAGATACCGTACAAGTGGCTAAAGATGATTTAGGTTGGACACCGGATCAGCAAGAAGAGGGCATTTCTTTCCAAGATTCTGAAGATTTAAGTAAGCCGATTGAGTTGGCTACCGCTGAGGATACAGAAACCATCGAGTGGGAAAGTATCAGCGTTGATGAGGAAGATAGCCAAAGTGATGATGGATTCATTTCCGAATCTGTAGGTATGACTGCACCGCTTGAAGCTAAATATGAATTGGCGCAAATGTATATGGAGATTGGTGATCCTGATGCAGCACGTGAAACGCTTCAAGAACTTTTAGAAGAATCAAGCGGGGATATTTTGGAAAAAACCAAAGAAATGCTTGCCGAACTGAATAAATAG